The Syngnathoides biaculeatus isolate LvHL_M chromosome 6, ASM1980259v1, whole genome shotgun sequence genome has a window encoding:
- the tspan3a gene encoding tetraspanin-3 isoform X1, with protein MGQCGVTSSKTVLVFLNLIFWAAAGILCYAGAYVFITYDDYDHFFEDVYTLVPAVVIIAAGALLFIIGLIGCCATVRESHCGLRTFVFILLLVFMTEVGVVVLGYIYRAKVEDDVNGSIQKVYNEYNGTNSNSQSRAIDYLQRQLQCCGIHNYSDWRYTHWFEASKNNSVPISCCNAKVGGLCTGSLVRPEELYQEGCEALVVKKLKEIMMYVIWSALTFAGMQILGMLSACVVLCRRRNDPAYQLLITGGTYA; from the exons GCGGCTGCTGGCATCCTCTGCTACGCCGGAGCATACGTGTTCATCACGTACGATGACTACGATCACTTCTTCGAAGATGTGTACACGCTGGTCCCGGCGGTTGTCATCATCGCAGCTGGGGCGCTCCTCTTCATCATCGGCCTCATCGGATGCTgcgccactgtgagagaaagcCACTGCGGACTCAGGACG TTTGTCTTCATTCTGCTGCTGGTTTTCATGACAGAAGTGGGTGTTGTGGTTCTTGGATACATTTATAGAGCAAAG GTTGAAGATGATGTGAATGGCTCCATACAGAAAGTATACAATGAGTACAACGGCACCAACAGTAACTCGCAAAGCCGCGCCATCGACTACCTTCAGAGACAG CTCCAGTGCTGTGGCATCCACAATTATTCTGACTGGCGGTACACACACTGGTTTGAAGCATCCAAAAACAACAGCGTGCCCATCAGTTGTTGTAACGCAAAAGTTGGTGGACTCTGCACGGGGTCCCTCGTTCGTCCTGAAGAACTCTACCaagaa ggATGTGAGGCTCTCGTTGTGAAGAAGTTAAAGGAAATTATGATGTATGTCATCTGGAGTGCACTGACATTTGCTGGGATGCAG ATTCTGGGGATGTTGTCAGCGTGCGTCGTGCTGTGTCGCAGAAGAAATGATCCCGCCTACCAGCTCCTCATCACAGGAGGCACCTACGCTTAA
- the tspan3a gene encoding tetraspanin-3 isoform X2 — protein sequence MAAAGILCYAGAYVFITYDDYDHFFEDVYTLVPAVVIIAAGALLFIIGLIGCCATVRESHCGLRTFVFILLLVFMTEVGVVVLGYIYRAKVEDDVNGSIQKVYNEYNGTNSNSQSRAIDYLQRQLQCCGIHNYSDWRYTHWFEASKNNSVPISCCNAKVGGLCTGSLVRPEELYQEGCEALVVKKLKEIMMYVIWSALTFAGMQILGMLSACVVLCRRRNDPAYQLLITGGTYA from the exons GCGGCTGCTGGCATCCTCTGCTACGCCGGAGCATACGTGTTCATCACGTACGATGACTACGATCACTTCTTCGAAGATGTGTACACGCTGGTCCCGGCGGTTGTCATCATCGCAGCTGGGGCGCTCCTCTTCATCATCGGCCTCATCGGATGCTgcgccactgtgagagaaagcCACTGCGGACTCAGGACG TTTGTCTTCATTCTGCTGCTGGTTTTCATGACAGAAGTGGGTGTTGTGGTTCTTGGATACATTTATAGAGCAAAG GTTGAAGATGATGTGAATGGCTCCATACAGAAAGTATACAATGAGTACAACGGCACCAACAGTAACTCGCAAAGCCGCGCCATCGACTACCTTCAGAGACAG CTCCAGTGCTGTGGCATCCACAATTATTCTGACTGGCGGTACACACACTGGTTTGAAGCATCCAAAAACAACAGCGTGCCCATCAGTTGTTGTAACGCAAAAGTTGGTGGACTCTGCACGGGGTCCCTCGTTCGTCCTGAAGAACTCTACCaagaa ggATGTGAGGCTCTCGTTGTGAAGAAGTTAAAGGAAATTATGATGTATGTCATCTGGAGTGCACTGACATTTGCTGGGATGCAG ATTCTGGGGATGTTGTCAGCGTGCGTCGTGCTGTGTCGCAGAAGAAATGATCCCGCCTACCAGCTCCTCATCACAGGAGGCACCTACGCTTAA